From a region of the Streptacidiphilus albus JL83 genome:
- a CDS encoding class I adenylate-forming enzyme family protein, which yields MPSPGSAAARIADARTLWELLERRAAQTPDAPMLLQEVSPGVDRRLSFREVRDRAERVAAGLHREQGVAEGTRVAWQLPTRVETVVLSLALARLGAVQTPVIAIYRGAEVGRILRESEAELFLLPGLWRGFDYRKLAEELVAGLDAPPRLLVAYEEADLPVGDPSGLPPAPRGDLADDRAPVRWVYYTSGITAAPKGARHTDRTLIAGGAGLADALGMSPADVGSIAFPYAHIGGPDYLVTMLVHGFPALLVESFALPEVLPAYRRNGVTMAGGSTAFYAAFLAEQRRLPSGERLLPSLRIISGGGAPRPPEMYREVAEELGCVLAHGYGMTEAPAICMGSPSDTPEQLAHTEGHPVAGVEVRVVRREGGEAEPGEVGEVWLRGPMVCRGYTDPALTAQAFTSDGWFRTGDLGRLRPDGHVVLTGRLKDLIIRKGENIAPQEIEDLIYQDPRVAGVAVIGLPDPVRGERVCAVVERRPGTEPPTLAELAERLRAAGLMAQKIPEQLEIVDALPRNDTLRKVLKHELRDMFAVLPWSDPRG from the coding sequence ATGCCGAGTCCCGGATCCGCCGCCGCACGGATAGCCGATGCCCGCACCCTGTGGGAGCTGCTGGAGCGCCGGGCGGCGCAGACCCCGGACGCGCCCATGCTGCTGCAGGAGGTCTCCCCCGGGGTCGACCGCCGGCTGAGCTTCCGCGAGGTGCGCGACCGCGCCGAACGGGTCGCCGCCGGGCTGCACCGGGAGCAGGGGGTGGCCGAGGGCACCCGGGTCGCCTGGCAGCTGCCGACCCGGGTGGAGACCGTCGTCCTGTCGCTCGCCCTCGCCCGGCTGGGCGCGGTGCAGACCCCGGTGATCGCCATCTACCGGGGGGCCGAGGTCGGCCGGATCCTGCGCGAGTCCGAGGCCGAGCTGTTCCTCCTGCCGGGGCTGTGGCGCGGCTTCGACTACCGGAAACTGGCCGAGGAGCTGGTGGCCGGCCTCGACGCCCCGCCCCGGCTGCTGGTCGCCTACGAGGAGGCGGACCTGCCGGTCGGCGACCCGTCCGGACTGCCGCCGGCCCCCCGGGGCGACCTCGCCGACGACCGGGCGCCGGTCCGCTGGGTCTACTACACCTCCGGCATCACCGCCGCGCCCAAGGGCGCCCGGCACACCGACCGGACGCTGATCGCGGGCGGTGCGGGCCTGGCCGACGCGCTGGGGATGAGCCCGGCGGACGTCGGCTCGATCGCCTTCCCCTACGCCCACATCGGCGGCCCCGACTACCTGGTCACCATGCTGGTCCACGGCTTCCCGGCGCTGCTGGTCGAGTCCTTCGCACTGCCCGAGGTGCTGCCCGCGTACCGCCGCAACGGGGTCACCATGGCCGGCGGCAGCACCGCCTTCTACGCCGCCTTCCTGGCCGAGCAGCGGCGGCTGCCGTCCGGCGAGCGGCTGCTGCCGAGCCTGCGGATCATCTCCGGCGGCGGCGCGCCCCGGCCGCCGGAGATGTACCGGGAGGTCGCCGAGGAGCTGGGCTGCGTGCTCGCCCACGGCTACGGCATGACCGAGGCCCCGGCGATCTGCATGGGATCGCCGAGCGACACCCCCGAGCAGCTGGCCCACACCGAGGGCCACCCGGTGGCCGGGGTGGAGGTGCGGGTGGTGCGGCGCGAGGGCGGGGAGGCGGAGCCGGGCGAGGTCGGCGAGGTGTGGCTGCGCGGTCCGATGGTCTGCCGCGGCTACACCGATCCGGCACTGACCGCGCAGGCGTTCACCAGCGACGGCTGGTTCCGCACCGGGGACCTGGGCCGGCTCAGGCCCGACGGCCATGTGGTGCTCACCGGGCGGCTGAAGGACCTGATCATCCGCAAGGGCGAGAACATCGCCCCGCAGGAGATCGAGGACCTGATCTACCAGGACCCCAGGGTCGCCGGGGTGGCCGTGATCGGCCTGCCGGACCCGGTGCGCGGCGAGCGGGTCTGCGCCGTGGTCGAGCGGCGGCCGGGGACGGAGCCGCCGACCCTGGCCGAGCTGGCCGAACGGCTGCGCGCGGCCGGGCTGATGGCGCAGAAGATCCCCGAACAGCTGGAGATCGTCGACGCCCTGCCGCGGAACGACACGCTCCGCAAGGTGCTGAAGCACGAGCTGCGGGACATGTTCGCCGTTCTGCCCTGGTCGGATCCGCGCGGCTGA
- a CDS encoding alpha/beta hydrolase — MSLTGTPFFAITILIVVLAVTGMIAVWNRIPGPHAVRIIGRVGMTVLSQAAAVLMVLVYVNNSMGPFYDSWGDLFGSNATVQMSATGNQTGKPIGGTKPGTVQADPLTFSTYTTGVLKTKAVGPESHIKGSLYVWLPPQYNQAQFAHTEFPVVELLPGTPGTPQTWFGTMKANDEMVKLMGEGKVKPMILVAATLNMFGGGNDSGCANLPGSYQTATWLAKDVPTMIKGNFRAATDAKHWAIMGYSAGGYCSANLTVQYPQSFHAAVTMSGYNYPDAAVVLKDPALAKANNPYLLLKDAKQQPDIVILAAGSLGDPGTMPDARALIGVLHNPGPSRVMQLDHGSHTTAVFQTMLPDSLVWISQQIAV, encoded by the coding sequence ATGAGTCTCACAGGAACGCCGTTCTTCGCCATCACCATCCTGATCGTGGTGCTGGCAGTGACCGGCATGATCGCCGTATGGAACCGGATACCCGGTCCCCACGCGGTACGAATAATCGGCAGGGTCGGTATGACCGTGCTCAGCCAGGCCGCAGCGGTGCTGATGGTGCTGGTGTACGTCAACAACAGCATGGGCCCCTTCTACGACAGTTGGGGCGATCTGTTCGGCAGCAACGCCACCGTTCAGATGAGCGCGACCGGCAACCAGACCGGGAAGCCCATCGGAGGCACCAAGCCGGGGACCGTCCAGGCGGACCCGCTCACCTTCAGCACCTACACGACGGGTGTGCTCAAGACCAAGGCCGTCGGCCCTGAGTCGCACATCAAGGGCAGCCTCTATGTCTGGCTGCCGCCGCAGTACAACCAGGCGCAGTTCGCCCACACCGAGTTCCCCGTGGTCGAACTGCTGCCCGGTACCCCCGGCACCCCGCAGACCTGGTTCGGCACCATGAAGGCCAACGACGAAATGGTCAAGCTCATGGGCGAGGGCAAGGTCAAGCCGATGATCCTGGTCGCCGCCACGCTGAACATGTTCGGCGGCGGCAACGACTCCGGCTGCGCCAACCTGCCCGGCAGCTACCAGACCGCGACCTGGCTGGCCAAGGACGTGCCGACGATGATCAAGGGCAACTTCCGGGCCGCGACCGACGCCAAGCACTGGGCGATCATGGGTTACTCGGCCGGCGGCTACTGCTCGGCCAACCTGACCGTCCAGTACCCGCAGTCCTTCCACGCCGCGGTCACCATGTCCGGCTACAACTACCCGGACGCGGCGGTCGTGCTCAAGGACCCGGCGCTGGCCAAGGCGAACAACCCGTACCTGCTGCTCAAGGACGCCAAGCAGCAGCCCGACATCGTGATCCTGGCAGCCGGCTCGCTCGGCGACCCCGGCACCATGCCGGACGCCCGGGCCCTGATCGGCGTGCTGCACAACCCCGGTCCCAGCCGGGTGATGCAGCTGGACCACGGCAGCCACACCACCGCCGTCTTCCAGACCATGCTGCCGGACTCGCTGGTCTGGATCTCCCAGCAGATCGCGGTCTGA
- a CDS encoding bifunctional glycosyltransferase/CDP-glycerol:glycerophosphate glycerophosphotransferase, whose translation MNPAATLSLSLVLPVYGVADYLPRCLDSVLAADLPAGVTLQVIAVDDCSPDGSGAILDAYAARDARLTVLHLTENRGLGGAREAGLAEATGEYVWFVDSDDWLAEGALPAVADRLAADRPDVLVTGFARIFPDGSTEPDTWRRLLDGVPASFTLAERPGLLQMILAVWNKVVRREFLLGLDVRFGSGYYEDISVTYPLLLAAERIGYLDRDCYFYRRQREGAITNTASPKHVDAFAQYDAIFAFLDRRAAEGRPVPAELRRLVFDRTVKQAVTILDTPGLVPAELRRDFFHRTAEHFRRHRPAGYGYPGGLRGVQYRLVDRDAWGAYQQLRPLQALPRTLRNGARKVVRGAARRSLYGAYRRLPLDERLAVYAAYWYRGFACNPAAIYRAARELAPQVRGVWVVETRAQAAALPDGVPYVLANTPAYFRAMATAKYLVNNVNFPHTMTKRPGSVHVQTQHGTPLKLLGLDLRDRPEAGGDMDFERMLEHVARWDYLVSPNPHSTAAFGSAYPGGYRVLETGYPRNDRLAAADPAEAAEIRGRLGIAEGRRVVLYAPTHREQQAGYVPALDLAALAAALGPDTTLLVRTHYFYADAGQDLGASGQLLDVSAHPSVEELYLAADVLVTDYSSAMFDYAVLDRPIVVFAPDWEDYQRIRGVYFDLRAEPPGPFATTQEELQRVLLDGSAEGPESVKLRTAFRDRFCPWDDGHAAERVVRGVFLT comes from the coding sequence GTGAACCCAGCAGCCACCCTCAGCCTCAGCCTCGTCCTGCCGGTGTACGGCGTCGCCGACTACCTGCCGCGCTGCCTGGACTCGGTCCTCGCCGCCGACCTCCCGGCCGGCGTCACGCTGCAGGTGATCGCCGTGGACGACTGCTCGCCCGACGGCAGCGGCGCGATCCTGGACGCCTACGCCGCCCGCGATGCCCGGCTGACCGTGCTGCACCTCACCGAGAACCGCGGCCTCGGCGGGGCCCGCGAGGCCGGGCTGGCCGAGGCCACCGGCGAGTACGTCTGGTTCGTCGACAGCGACGACTGGCTGGCCGAGGGCGCGCTCCCGGCGGTCGCCGACCGGCTCGCCGCCGACCGCCCGGACGTGCTGGTCACCGGCTTCGCCCGGATCTTCCCCGACGGCAGCACCGAGCCCGACACCTGGCGCCGGCTGCTCGACGGCGTCCCGGCCTCGTTCACCCTGGCCGAGCGGCCGGGGCTGCTGCAGATGATCCTCGCGGTCTGGAACAAGGTGGTCCGCCGGGAGTTCCTGCTCGGGCTCGACGTCCGCTTCGGCAGCGGCTACTACGAGGACATCTCGGTCACCTACCCGCTGCTGCTGGCCGCCGAGCGGATCGGCTACCTCGACCGGGACTGCTACTTCTACCGGCGGCAGCGCGAGGGCGCGATCACCAACACCGCCTCGCCCAAGCACGTCGACGCCTTCGCCCAGTACGACGCGATCTTCGCCTTCCTGGACCGGCGCGCGGCCGAGGGCCGCCCGGTCCCGGCCGAGCTGCGGCGGCTGGTCTTCGACCGCACCGTCAAGCAGGCGGTGACCATCCTGGACACGCCCGGGCTGGTCCCGGCCGAGCTGCGGCGCGACTTCTTCCACCGCACCGCCGAGCACTTCCGCCGGCACCGTCCGGCCGGCTACGGCTACCCGGGCGGGCTGCGCGGCGTCCAGTACCGGCTGGTGGACCGCGACGCCTGGGGCGCGTACCAGCAGCTGCGCCCGCTGCAGGCGCTGCCGCGCACCCTGCGCAACGGCGCGCGCAAGGTGGTCCGCGGCGCCGCCCGGCGCAGCCTGTACGGGGCGTACCGGCGGCTGCCGCTGGACGAACGGCTCGCGGTCTACGCGGCCTACTGGTACCGGGGCTTCGCCTGCAACCCGGCCGCGATCTACCGCGCGGCCCGCGAACTCGCCCCGCAGGTACGGGGGGTGTGGGTGGTCGAGACCCGGGCCCAGGCCGCCGCGCTGCCGGACGGCGTCCCGTACGTGCTGGCCAACACGCCGGCCTACTTCCGGGCCATGGCCACCGCCAAGTACCTGGTCAACAACGTCAACTTCCCGCACACCATGACCAAGCGGCCCGGCTCGGTGCATGTGCAGACCCAGCACGGCACCCCGCTGAAGCTGCTCGGCCTGGACCTGCGGGACCGGCCCGAGGCCGGCGGCGACATGGACTTCGAGCGGATGCTGGAGCACGTGGCCCGCTGGGACTACCTGGTGTCGCCCAACCCGCACTCCACCGCGGCCTTCGGCAGCGCCTACCCGGGCGGCTACCGGGTGCTGGAGACCGGCTACCCGCGCAACGACCGGCTGGCCGCCGCCGATCCGGCCGAGGCCGCGGAGATCCGGGGCCGGCTCGGCATCGCCGAGGGACGCCGGGTGGTGCTGTACGCGCCCACCCACCGCGAGCAGCAGGCGGGCTACGTCCCGGCGCTGGACCTGGCGGCGCTGGCGGCGGCGCTCGGTCCGGACACCACCCTGCTGGTCCGCACCCACTACTTCTACGCGGACGCGGGCCAGGACCTCGGCGCCTCCGGGCAGCTGCTGGACGTCTCCGCCCACCCCTCGGTGGAGGAGCTCTACCTGGCGGCGGACGTCCTGGTCACCGACTACTCCTCGGCGATGTTCGACTACGCGGTGCTGGACCGCCCGATCGTGGTCTTCGCCCCGGACTGGGAGGACTACCAGCGGATCCGCGGCGTCTACTTCGACCTCCGGGCCGAGCCGCCAGGGCCGTTCGCCACCACCCAGGAGGAGCTGCAGCGGGTGCTGCTGGACGGCTCGGCCGAGGGCCCGGAGTCGGTGAAGCTGCGGACCGCGTTCCGGGACCGCTTCTGCCCCTGGGACGACGGACACGCCGCGGAACGTGTGGTCCGCGGCGTGTTCTTGACGTGA
- a CDS encoding STAS domain-containing protein — translation MTTLTVSSEACESWTVLRAVGEIDLVSGGRIRAEAHRLVAEGQRRIVIDLGGVRFCDSSGIGVLIGARRLLRSCGGELRLVLPPAPPGAEAGQAGHVHRVFTALGLRRLFDIHPDVASATAAPVPRPLARPA, via the coding sequence GTGACGACACTGACAGTGAGTTCCGAGGCGTGCGAGAGCTGGACCGTGCTGCGCGCCGTGGGTGAGATCGACCTGGTGTCGGGCGGTCGGATCCGGGCGGAGGCGCACCGGCTGGTGGCCGAGGGGCAGCGGCGGATCGTGATCGACCTCGGCGGGGTGCGGTTCTGCGACTCCAGCGGCATCGGCGTGCTGATCGGGGCCCGGCGGCTGCTGCGCTCCTGCGGGGGCGAGCTGCGGCTGGTGCTGCCGCCGGCCCCGCCCGGGGCCGAGGCCGGACAGGCCGGCCATGTGCACCGGGTGTTCACCGCGCTCGGCCTGCGCCGGCTCTTCGACATCCACCCCGACGTCGCCTCCGCCACCGCCGCGCCGGTGCCCCGTCCGCTGGCCCGCCCGGCCTGA
- a CDS encoding sigma factor-like helix-turn-helix DNA-binding protein yields MLTYFGGRTYRQAAKELGITPAGAKHRMRLGLQLLATALASEPVR; encoded by the coding sequence CTGCTCACCTACTTCGGTGGCCGCACCTACCGGCAGGCCGCCAAGGAGCTGGGGATCACCCCGGCCGGCGCCAAGCACCGGATGCGGCTCGGGCTGCAGTTGCTGGCCACCGCCCTCGCCTCGGAACCCGTCCGGTGA
- the purU gene encoding formyltetrahydrofolate deformylase, with product MAPQQPSTSQYVLTLSCPDKQGIVHAVSSYLFRTGCNIIDSQQFGDGSAPDGEGLFFMRVHFSAEAPVTAEKLRASFAATGDAFRMDWQIHPSSERTRMLLLVSKFGHCLNDLLFRASSGALPVDVVGVVSNHTDFRELAASYGVPFHHIPVTADTKSEAEAALLELVDREQVDLVVLARYMQVLSDNLCKQLEGRAINIHHSFLPSFKGAKPYHQAHARGVKLIGATAHYVTAQLDEGPIIEQEVVRVRHDVTPERLVALGRDVECQALARAVKWHAEHRVLLNGSRTVVFT from the coding sequence GTGGCACCGCAGCAGCCGAGTACGAGCCAGTACGTTCTGACCCTGTCCTGCCCGGACAAGCAGGGCATTGTGCACGCCGTGTCCAGCTACCTCTTCCGTACCGGCTGCAACATCATCGACAGCCAGCAGTTCGGCGACGGTTCGGCGCCCGACGGCGAGGGGCTGTTCTTCATGCGGGTGCACTTCTCCGCGGAGGCCCCGGTCACCGCCGAGAAGCTGCGCGCCAGCTTCGCCGCCACCGGGGACGCCTTCCGGATGGACTGGCAGATCCACCCCAGCAGTGAGCGCACCCGGATGCTGCTGCTGGTCAGCAAGTTCGGCCACTGCCTGAACGACCTGCTGTTCCGGGCGAGCAGCGGGGCGCTGCCGGTGGACGTCGTCGGCGTGGTGTCCAACCACACCGACTTCCGTGAGCTGGCCGCCTCCTACGGGGTGCCGTTCCACCACATCCCGGTGACTGCCGACACCAAGTCCGAGGCCGAGGCCGCGCTGCTGGAGCTGGTCGACCGCGAGCAGGTCGACCTGGTGGTGCTGGCCCGCTACATGCAGGTGCTCTCGGACAACCTGTGCAAGCAGTTGGAGGGCAGGGCGATCAACATCCACCACTCGTTCCTGCCGAGCTTCAAGGGCGCGAAGCCCTACCACCAGGCGCACGCCCGGGGCGTGAAGCTGATCGGCGCCACCGCGCACTATGTGACCGCGCAGCTGGACGAGGGGCCGATCATCGAGCAGGAGGTCGTCCGGGTCCGCCACGACGTGACCCCGGAGCGACTGGTCGCGCTGGGCCGGGACGTCGAGTGCCAGGCGCTGGCCCGCGCGGTGAAGTGGCACGCCGAGCACCGGGTGCTGCTCAACGGCAGCCGGACGGTCGTCTTCACCTGA
- a CDS encoding SCO4402 family protein yields the protein MPLNDIPWWRWRARVRSALHMLGDPAFQHECWVLGREGYGDVTDAVYRLVEDTWLDRWSGEKYVGTIFRDTTEAALVDAAVLRVLRILHQVGPDAPSYAYLQHEAWPEAVRACRDAHLRLSLNDGEDPDLPPRSLEVLAIMTRSGGQ from the coding sequence ATGCCGCTCAATGACATCCCCTGGTGGCGCTGGCGGGCCCGGGTCCGTTCAGCCCTGCACATGCTCGGCGACCCCGCGTTCCAGCACGAGTGCTGGGTGCTCGGCCGCGAAGGCTACGGCGACGTCACCGATGCCGTCTACCGCCTGGTCGAGGACACCTGGCTGGACCGCTGGTCCGGCGAGAAGTACGTCGGCACGATCTTCCGCGACACCACCGAGGCCGCCCTGGTGGACGCGGCGGTGCTCCGGGTGCTGCGCATCCTGCACCAGGTCGGCCCGGACGCCCCGTCCTACGCCTACCTCCAGCACGAGGCCTGGCCGGAGGCGGTCCGCGCCTGCCGCGACGCCCACCTCCGGCTCTCGCTGAACGACGGCGAGGACCCCGACCTCCCACCGCGTTCGCTGGAGGTCCTCGCCATCATGACCCGCTCCGGCGGCCAGTAG